One region of Microbacterium sp. M28 genomic DNA includes:
- a CDS encoding pseudouridine synthase, whose translation MTPITDPAADGIRLQKVLANAGVASRRVIEEYIVEGRIRVNGEVVTELGRRIHPETDLVDVDGTAVQLDVSKRYVMLNKPTGVVSTMRDENGRPDLRRFTKDYEERLYNVGRLDAETSGLLILTNDGDLAHVLAHPSFGVTKVYIAKVEGTVTAQTIAALTKGIELEDGPIAADKARLLDASRGSSLVELTLHSGRNRIVRRMMAAVGHPVTELVRRQFGPLHLGTLPAGKSRELTKIERGALLTLARQDAPADATPGDVQEKQ comes from the coding sequence ATGACACCCATCACCGACCCGGCCGCCGACGGCATCCGACTGCAGAAGGTGCTCGCGAACGCGGGCGTCGCCTCGCGCCGCGTGATCGAGGAGTACATCGTCGAAGGACGCATCCGCGTGAACGGCGAGGTCGTCACCGAACTGGGCCGTCGGATCCACCCCGAGACCGATCTCGTCGACGTCGACGGCACGGCGGTGCAGCTGGACGTCTCCAAGCGCTACGTGATGCTCAACAAGCCCACCGGTGTCGTGAGCACGATGCGCGACGAGAACGGGCGCCCCGATCTGCGGCGTTTCACGAAGGACTACGAGGAGCGCCTGTACAACGTCGGACGCCTGGATGCCGAGACCAGCGGTCTGCTCATCCTCACGAACGACGGCGACCTGGCGCACGTCCTCGCGCACCCCTCGTTCGGCGTCACGAAGGTCTACATCGCCAAGGTCGAAGGCACCGTCACCGCGCAGACCATCGCGGCCCTGACGAAAGGCATCGAGCTCGAGGACGGCCCGATCGCGGCCGACAAGGCCAGACTGCTGGATGCCTCGCGCGGATCGAGCCTGGTCGAGCTCACACTGCACTCCGGACGCAACCGGATCGTGCGTCGGATGATGGCGGCGGTCGGCCATCCGGTCACCGAACTCGTCCGTCGGCAGTTCGGTCCGCTGCACCTGGGAACACTCCCGGCGGGGAAGTCCCGGGAACTGACTAAAATCGAACGTGGTGCGTTGTTGACTCTCGCGCGCCAGGATGCCCCTGCGGATGCGACGCCGGGAGACGTGCAGGAGAAGCAGTGA
- a CDS encoding Glu/Leu/Phe/Val dehydrogenase family protein has protein sequence MTHTLPLPDFSHERVEVITGRRSGLFIAVALHSSALGSALGGARLWTYPHWSDALGDALRLSAAMTLKNAAAGLDAGGGKSVIGLAEGTVLDSERRRAAFLDLGDAVESLGGLYRTAEDVGSTTEDMLTVSERTAHVVGLPDAVGGSGEPAGPTSLGVYESLRTVLERLTGSADVAGRRITISGLGQVGGRLAVRLSAEGAVLTATDVNPARRQFAADLGVTWVEPGSEHLVPADVFVPAGIGGLLTDDVIDALDVRAVCGPANNPLAAHDGAQRLADRGILYAPDFVVNAGGVIYLDLEAKRIGTRAEIMERVSGIGDTVRGILDDAAERGVTPLQAAEELAQARLRAARASQSVLS, from the coding sequence ATGACGCACACCCTGCCCCTGCCCGATTTCTCCCACGAACGCGTGGAGGTGATCACAGGACGGCGGAGCGGTCTGTTCATCGCCGTCGCGCTGCATTCCTCCGCACTCGGCTCCGCTCTCGGCGGTGCGCGGCTGTGGACGTACCCGCACTGGAGCGATGCTCTCGGTGATGCACTGCGCCTGTCGGCCGCCATGACTCTCAAGAACGCAGCTGCCGGTCTCGATGCCGGCGGTGGCAAGTCGGTCATCGGCCTCGCCGAGGGGACGGTGCTGGATTCCGAGCGCCGTCGCGCCGCGTTCCTCGACCTGGGCGACGCGGTGGAGTCGCTCGGCGGTCTCTACCGGACGGCCGAGGACGTCGGATCGACGACCGAGGACATGCTCACGGTCAGCGAGCGCACGGCACATGTGGTCGGGCTGCCGGATGCCGTCGGCGGCTCTGGCGAGCCGGCGGGACCCACGAGCCTCGGCGTGTACGAGTCGCTGCGCACCGTGCTCGAGCGGCTGACCGGCTCGGCGGACGTCGCAGGACGCCGCATCACGATCTCCGGTCTCGGACAGGTCGGCGGACGCCTCGCCGTGCGCTTGTCCGCCGAGGGCGCCGTGCTCACGGCGACGGACGTCAACCCGGCGCGTCGACAGTTCGCGGCCGATCTCGGCGTCACCTGGGTCGAACCGGGTTCCGAGCATCTCGTGCCGGCCGATGTGTTCGTCCCCGCGGGCATCGGCGGCCTGCTGACGGATGACGTGATCGACGCCCTGGATGTCCGCGCCGTGTGCGGACCGGCGAACAACCCGCTCGCCGCGCATGACGGCGCGCAGCGTCTGGCCGACCGCGGCATCCTCTACGCCCCGGACTTCGTGGTCAACGCCGGCGGCGTCATCTACCTCGATCTCGAGGCGAAGCGCATCGGTACGCGAGCCGAGATCATGGAGCGCGTCTCCGGGATCGGAGACACCGTGCGAGGCATCCTCGACGACGCGGCCGAGCGCGGTGTCACGCCCCTGCAGGCGGCGGAGGAGCTCGCGCAGGCGCGGCTGCGGGCGGCGCGCGCGTCGCAGAGCGTGCTCTCGTAG
- the xerD gene encoding site-specific tyrosine recombinase XerD translates to MLVARAVDAYLRHVTIERGLSAHTVAAYRRDLEGYAQWLTDAGIDDTAAISGSIVSRFIADRSAIVPAPAATSLARLQSSVRGLHRYLVREGIEPEDPTGRLRPPKTPQRLPKALTIDQVERLLSAPSPEEPMGIRDRALLELLYATGARVSEAVGLDVDDLSHGEVLRLRGKGSKERIVPVGSYARDAVDAYLTRVRPGLAAKGRATAKLFLGARGAPLSRQSAWLVIRAAADAADITAEVSPHTLRHSFATHLLQGGADVRVVQELLGHASVATTQIYTHVSVDALRDIYATSHPRAR, encoded by the coding sequence GTGCTCGTGGCGCGTGCGGTCGACGCCTACCTCAGGCACGTCACGATCGAGCGCGGCCTGTCGGCGCACACCGTCGCGGCCTACCGGCGCGACCTCGAGGGCTATGCGCAGTGGCTCACGGATGCCGGAATCGACGACACCGCGGCGATCAGCGGATCGATCGTGAGCCGGTTCATCGCCGACCGTTCGGCGATCGTCCCCGCCCCGGCCGCGACGAGTCTCGCGCGACTGCAGTCCTCGGTCAGGGGGCTGCACCGCTACCTGGTGCGCGAAGGGATCGAGCCGGAGGACCCGACAGGGCGTCTGCGTCCGCCCAAGACGCCGCAGCGGCTTCCGAAGGCGCTGACCATCGACCAGGTCGAACGGCTGCTCTCCGCCCCGTCGCCCGAGGAGCCGATGGGCATCAGGGATCGCGCGCTGCTGGAGCTGCTGTACGCGACGGGCGCGCGCGTATCCGAGGCGGTCGGTCTCGACGTCGACGACCTCTCGCACGGCGAGGTCCTCCGGCTCCGCGGCAAGGGGTCCAAGGAGCGCATCGTCCCGGTCGGCTCATACGCGCGGGACGCGGTCGACGCGTATCTGACACGGGTGCGCCCTGGTCTCGCGGCGAAGGGTCGAGCGACGGCGAAGCTGTTCCTCGGAGCGCGCGGCGCGCCGCTGTCGCGGCAGAGCGCCTGGCTCGTGATCCGCGCGGCAGCGGATGCCGCCGACATCACGGCCGAGGTGTCGCCGCACACGCTGCGCCATTCGTTCGCGACCCACCTGCTGCAGGGCGGCGCGGACGTCCGCGTCGTGCAGGAGCTGCTGGGGCACGCGTCCGTGGCGACCACGCAGATCTACACGCATGTGTCCGTCGACGCGCTGCGGGACATCTACGCCACGTCCCACCCCAGAGCCCGCTGA
- the cmk gene encoding (d)CMP kinase translates to MTDAHKFIAIDGPAGSGKSSVSKAVARTRGYGYLDTGAAYRALAWHVLDRGADTADAEAVRTAASEFDLVIGLDPDDRSVRVGDVDVTEAIRESRVSGAVSGVARVPEVRAQVNELFRSLVSDASFDAVVVEGRDITTVVAPDAPVRILLTAAPEVRAARRAGELADENAAAVAEALHRRDAADSTVVDFLNAAEGVEVVDSTALDFPQTIDAVLAVIDRKQGAEDAR, encoded by the coding sequence ATGACTGACGCACACAAGTTCATCGCGATCGACGGACCCGCCGGCTCGGGCAAGTCCAGCGTCTCCAAGGCCGTCGCGCGCACGCGCGGCTACGGCTATCTCGACACCGGAGCCGCGTATCGCGCGCTGGCCTGGCATGTGCTCGACCGTGGCGCGGACACGGCGGATGCCGAGGCCGTGCGGACCGCGGCATCCGAATTCGACCTGGTGATCGGCCTCGACCCCGATGATCGCTCCGTCCGCGTGGGCGATGTGGATGTCACCGAGGCGATCCGCGAGTCGCGCGTCTCGGGCGCCGTGAGCGGCGTGGCGCGCGTGCCCGAGGTACGCGCCCAGGTCAACGAACTGTTCCGATCCCTCGTGTCCGATGCGTCCTTCGACGCCGTCGTCGTCGAAGGACGCGACATCACCACCGTCGTCGCTCCCGATGCCCCCGTGCGGATCCTGCTCACCGCGGCACCCGAGGTCCGCGCCGCGCGCCGGGCCGGCGAGCTCGCCGACGAGAACGCCGCAGCGGTGGCCGAAGCGCTGCACCGTCGCGACGCCGCCGACAGCACGGTCGTCGATTTCCTCAACGCCGCCGAAGGCGTGGAGGTCGTCGATTCGACCGCACTCGATTTCCCCCAGACCATCGATGCCGTGCTCGCGGTGATCGACCGAAAGCAAGGAGCGGAAGATGCCCGCTGA
- a CDS encoding TetR/AcrR family transcriptional regulator — protein sequence MGQRDQLLKGARICLVERGFAHTTARDIVAASPGANLASIGYHFGSKDALMNAAVIQLIEGWGDRIAEAADNVGRGTPADRMEQFLAAVLAANADERRVVAASVQAYAQAEFSDEVRDQYRATYERARVDLAGIALGIERDQVTESEAATLGSVCLAMLNGAVLQWLIDPSAREGFEHLSTTLTVFIRHAGGERTSDALD from the coding sequence ATGGGACAGCGAGATCAGTTGCTCAAAGGAGCGCGGATATGCCTTGTCGAGCGCGGCTTTGCACACACCACGGCCCGCGACATCGTCGCCGCCTCGCCTGGCGCGAACCTTGCCTCGATCGGCTATCACTTCGGCTCGAAAGATGCGCTGATGAACGCGGCGGTGATCCAGCTCATTGAAGGCTGGGGGGACCGCATCGCCGAAGCTGCGGACAATGTCGGCCGGGGAACCCCCGCCGATCGTATGGAACAGTTCCTCGCCGCGGTACTGGCGGCAAATGCGGACGAGCGCCGTGTGGTCGCAGCGAGTGTGCAGGCGTATGCGCAGGCGGAATTCTCGGACGAGGTGCGCGACCAGTATCGCGCCACCTATGAACGCGCCCGCGTGGACCTCGCTGGGATCGCGCTCGGCATCGAGCGAGATCAGGTGACCGAATCCGAAGCGGCGACGCTCGGATCAGTGTGCCTCGCCATGTTGAACGGAGCCGTGCTCCAATGGCTCATCGACCCGTCGGCGAGAGAGGGGTTCGAGCATCTTTCGACGACGCTGACCGTTTTCATCCGGCATGCAGGCGGCGAACGCACGTCCGATGCCCTGGACTGA
- a CDS encoding prephenate dehydrogenase produces MSEQVRGAVVPPRLSGTVRVVGSGLLGASIGHALRAKGVDVVLTDASPAQLRLAIDYGAGRPAREDDRPVLTVVAVPPDVTADVIQSELDRYPDAVVTDVASVKLEPFRALQERGVDLTRYIGSHPLAGRERGGAISARADLFVGRPWVVCRDDQTRPADLALVEALALDVGAMPLEMTPEEHDRSVALTSHVPQVVASVLAGRFASADEGALRLAGQGVRDTTRIAASAPELWVQILGANAQPVVEVLDALADDLRKVSDALRDPAAPGARRAVADAIRQGNEGVERLPGKHGQNRRYEQLVVMVDDTAGQLGRLFGELGELGVNVEDLRLEHSPGAQFGLAEISVAPAALRGAIAGLQERGWRIAGTTND; encoded by the coding sequence GTGAGCGAACAGGTCCGTGGTGCCGTGGTGCCCCCACGGCTGTCGGGGACCGTGCGCGTCGTCGGCTCCGGCCTGCTCGGCGCCAGCATCGGCCATGCGCTGCGCGCGAAGGGCGTCGATGTCGTGCTGACGGATGCGTCGCCGGCGCAGCTGCGGCTCGCCATCGATTACGGTGCCGGTCGCCCGGCCCGGGAGGACGACCGACCCGTGCTGACGGTCGTGGCCGTCCCGCCGGATGTCACGGCCGACGTCATCCAGTCCGAGCTCGACCGATACCCGGATGCCGTCGTCACCGACGTCGCGAGCGTGAAGCTCGAGCCGTTCCGCGCGCTGCAGGAACGCGGCGTCGACCTGACGCGTTACATCGGCTCCCACCCGCTCGCCGGTCGCGAGCGCGGCGGCGCGATCTCGGCCAGGGCCGACCTGTTCGTCGGCCGTCCGTGGGTGGTGTGCCGCGACGATCAGACCCGCCCGGCCGACCTCGCTCTCGTCGAGGCGCTGGCGCTCGACGTCGGAGCCATGCCGTTGGAGATGACCCCCGAGGAGCACGACCGCTCGGTCGCGCTGACCTCGCACGTCCCGCAGGTCGTGGCGAGCGTGCTCGCCGGACGATTCGCCTCGGCTGACGAGGGAGCGCTCCGCCTGGCAGGACAGGGCGTGCGCGACACCACGCGCATCGCGGCATCCGCGCCGGAGCTCTGGGTCCAGATCCTCGGTGCCAACGCGCAGCCGGTGGTCGAGGTGCTCGACGCGCTGGCGGACGATCTCCGCAAGGTGTCCGACGCGCTGCGGGACCCCGCGGCCCCCGGGGCCCGTCGCGCCGTCGCGGATGCGATCCGTCAGGGCAACGAGGGCGTCGAGCGTCTGCCGGGCAAGCACGGACAGAACCGGCGTTACGAGCAGCTGGTCGTCATGGTGGACGACACGGCCGGTCAGCTCGGGCGACTCTTCGGAGAGCTCGGCGAGCTGGGCGTGAACGTCGAAGACCTGCGCCTGGAGCACTCGCCGGGCGCACAGTTCGGACTGGCCGAGATCAGCGTGGCGCCCGCGGCGCTGCGCGGCGCGATCGCCGGGCTGCAGGAGCGCGGGTGGCGGATTGCAGGGACGACCAATGACTGA
- the scpB gene encoding SMC-Scp complex subunit ScpB: MTDDVTDASADAVDAPLTEKLEAILLVLEEPLGLVALAAAVSAPVPAVRQALETLVDDYDGRGSGPRRGFELREVGGGWRLYVREDHDGLVAEFVGGQAPARLSQAALETLAVIAYKQPVTRGQVASIRAVNVDSVVRTLLARGLITELFADSETGAINYGTTDALLQNLGINSLDELPPISPLLDDGSNGFEESSIR; this comes from the coding sequence ATGACCGATGACGTGACCGACGCGAGCGCGGACGCGGTGGACGCGCCGCTGACCGAGAAGCTCGAGGCGATCCTGCTGGTGCTGGAGGAGCCGCTGGGGCTCGTCGCCCTCGCTGCAGCGGTCAGCGCTCCCGTCCCGGCAGTGCGACAGGCGCTCGAGACGCTCGTCGACGACTACGACGGCCGAGGCAGCGGGCCGCGCCGCGGGTTCGAGCTCCGCGAGGTCGGCGGCGGCTGGCGGCTCTACGTGCGGGAGGACCACGACGGGCTCGTGGCCGAGTTCGTCGGAGGCCAGGCGCCCGCACGACTGTCGCAGGCGGCGCTGGAGACCCTCGCCGTGATCGCGTACAAGCAGCCGGTCACACGCGGCCAGGTCGCGTCGATCCGTGCGGTCAACGTCGATTCCGTCGTCCGCACGCTCCTCGCGCGCGGTCTGATCACGGAGCTGTTCGCCGATTCCGAGACCGGCGCGATCAACTACGGCACCACCGATGCCCTGCTGCAGAACCTCGGCATCAATTCCCTCGACGAACTCCCGCCGATCTCCCCGTTGCTCGACGACGGTTCGAACGGCTTCGAAGAAAGCAGTATCCGATGA
- a CDS encoding ParA family protein: protein MGPTGRPYHGFDTPAPLESHGPARIIALCNQKGGVGKTTTSINLAAALAEYGRKVLAVDFDPQGALSAGLGIQTHDMLTIYDLLLDTKRDVHDAIVPSSVEGLDVIPANIDLSAAEVHLVNEVARETILSRALRQVTDEYDVILIDCQPSLGLLTVNALTASHGVLIPLECEFFALRGVALLIETIDKVRDRLNPAIELDGLLATMYDPRTLHSREVLERVVEAFGDDVLETVIGRTVKFPDASVSGVPITEFAPEHAAAQAYLRLARELVARGAVA, encoded by the coding sequence ATGGGACCCACCGGTCGCCCCTATCACGGCTTCGACACGCCGGCTCCTCTCGAGTCGCACGGTCCGGCGCGCATCATCGCGCTGTGCAACCAGAAGGGCGGCGTCGGCAAGACGACCACGTCGATCAACCTCGCCGCGGCCCTGGCCGAGTACGGCCGCAAGGTTCTGGCCGTCGACTTCGATCCGCAGGGTGCGCTGTCGGCCGGTCTGGGCATCCAGACGCACGACATGCTCACGATCTACGACCTGCTGCTGGACACCAAGCGCGACGTGCACGACGCGATCGTCCCCTCGTCGGTCGAAGGTCTCGACGTGATCCCGGCGAACATCGACCTGTCCGCGGCCGAAGTCCACCTCGTCAACGAGGTCGCCCGGGAGACGATCCTGTCGCGGGCGCTGCGGCAGGTCACCGACGAGTACGACGTCATCCTGATCGACTGCCAGCCCTCCCTCGGACTGCTGACCGTCAATGCGCTCACCGCCAGCCACGGCGTCCTGATCCCGCTCGAGTGCGAGTTCTTCGCCCTCCGCGGTGTCGCCCTGCTCATCGAGACGATCGACAAGGTGCGCGACCGGCTCAACCCCGCCATCGAGCTCGACGGACTGCTCGCCACGATGTACGACCCCAGGACGCTGCACTCCCGCGAGGTGCTGGAGCGCGTGGTCGAGGCGTTCGGCGACGACGTGCTCGAGACGGTGATCGGTCGTACGGTGAAGTTCCCGGATGCCTCGGTCTCCGGCGTCCCCATCACCGAGTTCGCGCCGGAGCACGCCGCCGCGCAGGCGTATCTGCGGCTGGCGCGGGAGCTGGTCGCCCGTGGCGCCGTCGCCTGA
- the der gene encoding ribosome biogenesis GTPase Der, producing the protein MPAEEEYEGGPDRLEEKMNDLDEVLAEQRAEALRAGLAEYDLDDEDAALLAGLAGGEDGIEFLPALPVVAIVGRPNVGKSALVNRILGRREAVVEDTPGVTRDRVTYKAEWADRRFSVVDTGGWEPDAKGIDRSVAAQAEVAIDLSDVVLFVVDAKVGATSTDEHVVKLLRKSGKPVFLVANKIDDARQEPEAAALWNLGLGEPHPVSAIHGRGVADLLDAVMKKLPTISAVAKSEIGGPRRVAILGRPNVGKSSLLNKAAGEERVVVNDLAGTTRDPVDEVVELGGKLWRLVDTAGIRRRVHLQQGADFYASLRTSAALEKAEVAVVVLDVSETISEQDIRIIDLVLESGRALVLAFNKWDRLNDDDMENQDRRRYLEREIEKDLAHVAWAPRVNISAKTGRHLDKLVPALETALENWDRRIPTGKFNAFLSELVAEHPHPLRGGKQPRILFGTQASTRPPTFVLFTTGFLDPGYRRFIQRRLREIYDFEGTPIVINMRVRERRQR; encoded by the coding sequence ATGCCCGCTGAAGAAGAGTACGAGGGCGGCCCTGACCGCCTCGAAGAGAAGATGAACGACCTCGACGAGGTGCTCGCCGAACAGCGGGCGGAGGCGCTGCGCGCCGGACTCGCCGAGTACGACCTGGACGACGAGGACGCCGCGCTGCTGGCCGGCCTCGCCGGTGGCGAGGACGGGATCGAGTTCCTGCCCGCGCTCCCGGTCGTCGCGATCGTCGGCCGCCCGAACGTGGGCAAGTCGGCGCTGGTCAACCGCATCCTCGGTCGCCGTGAGGCCGTCGTCGAGGACACCCCCGGTGTGACGCGCGACCGTGTCACGTACAAGGCCGAGTGGGCTGATCGCCGCTTCTCGGTCGTGGACACCGGCGGGTGGGAACCGGATGCCAAGGGCATCGACCGCTCCGTCGCGGCCCAGGCCGAGGTCGCGATCGATCTGTCGGACGTCGTGCTGTTCGTCGTCGACGCGAAGGTCGGCGCGACGTCGACCGACGAGCACGTCGTCAAGCTGCTGCGCAAGAGCGGCAAGCCGGTGTTCCTCGTCGCGAACAAGATCGACGACGCCCGTCAGGAGCCCGAGGCCGCCGCGCTGTGGAACCTCGGTCTCGGTGAGCCGCACCCGGTGTCCGCCATCCACGGTCGTGGTGTCGCGGACCTCCTGGATGCGGTCATGAAGAAGCTTCCGACCATCTCCGCCGTGGCCAAGTCGGAGATCGGAGGACCGCGCCGGGTCGCGATCCTCGGCCGACCGAACGTGGGCAAGTCCTCGCTGCTGAACAAGGCAGCGGGGGAGGAGCGCGTGGTCGTCAACGACCTCGCGGGCACCACCCGCGACCCTGTGGACGAGGTCGTGGAGCTGGGCGGGAAGCTGTGGCGTCTCGTCGACACCGCCGGCATCCGCCGCCGTGTGCACCTGCAGCAGGGTGCGGACTTCTACGCGTCGCTCCGCACGTCGGCCGCGCTCGAGAAGGCCGAGGTCGCCGTCGTCGTCCTCGACGTCTCCGAGACGATCAGCGAGCAGGACATCCGCATCATCGACCTCGTGCTCGAGTCGGGTCGCGCGCTCGTGCTGGCGTTCAACAAGTGGGATCGCCTGAACGACGACGACATGGAGAACCAGGACCGCCGCCGGTACCTGGAGCGCGAGATCGAGAAGGATCTCGCCCACGTGGCGTGGGCGCCGCGAGTGAACATCTCTGCCAAGACCGGCCGTCACCTCGACAAGCTCGTGCCGGCTCTCGAGACCGCGCTGGAGAACTGGGACCGTCGCATTCCGACGGGCAAGTTCAACGCGTTCCTGTCCGAGCTCGTCGCCGAGCACCCGCACCCGTTGCGCGGTGGCAAGCAGCCGCGCATCCTGTTCGGCACGCAGGCGTCGACGCGCCCGCCGACGTTCGTGCTCTTCACGACCGGGTTCCTCGACCCCGGGTACCGCCGGTTCATCCAGCGTCGCCTGCGTGAGATCTACGACTTCGAGGGGACGCCGATCGTCATCAACATGCGCGTGCGGGAGCGCCGCCAGCGCTGA
- a CDS encoding nucleoside phosphorylase: MKLLVAALESELSAFPAHIPGYERLVTGPGKIKAAYALTRALDNGHYDEVLVVGTAGAIDPDIAPGIHVIDTVFQYDVIDDNGVAGHHVSMPQRLTLGDGDVIIATGDSFVDDADTVLAIRALGGRLVDMEAYVYTWVAQQFGVPIRIWKAVSDTAQDGANQTWEATVAACSRELWTRLQAELEA; the protein is encoded by the coding sequence GTGAAGCTTCTCGTCGCCGCCCTCGAGTCCGAACTCTCCGCCTTCCCCGCGCACATCCCCGGGTACGAGCGGCTGGTCACCGGCCCCGGCAAGATCAAGGCCGCCTACGCCCTCACCCGCGCGCTCGACAACGGCCACTACGACGAGGTGCTCGTGGTCGGCACCGCCGGCGCGATCGACCCGGACATCGCCCCCGGTATCCACGTGATCGACACGGTCTTCCAGTACGACGTGATCGACGACAACGGCGTCGCCGGTCACCATGTGTCCATGCCGCAGCGGCTGACCCTCGGTGACGGCGACGTGATCATCGCCACCGGAGACAGCTTCGTCGACGACGCCGACACCGTGCTCGCGATCCGCGCGCTCGGCGGACGCCTCGTCGACATGGAGGCGTACGTCTACACGTGGGTCGCCCAGCAGTTCGGCGTCCCTATCCGGATCTGGAAGGCCGTGTCCGACACCGCGCAGGACGGCGCGAACCAGACGTGGGAGGCCACCGTGGCGGCCTGCAGCCGCGAGCTCTGGACGCGGCTGCAGGCCGAGCTCGAAGCCTGA
- a CDS encoding NUDIX domain-containing protein codes for MHDASALQDEAFEPEVLQSDLVYKGWVWDVRSDRVAYGDGEIIREYVAHTGAVAVVAIDDDGRVLLIQQYRHPIRHRDWELPAGLLDVVGEEPLLAAQRELAEEADLVAETWEALVSVWTTPGGNDEMIHVFLATGVSSAAEAHAREDEEADIRIEWVPLSDAVDAVLAGRMHNGILSVGVLAAERRLRGASTGR; via the coding sequence GTGCACGACGCGTCCGCTCTGCAGGACGAAGCCTTCGAGCCGGAGGTCCTGCAGAGCGACCTCGTCTACAAGGGGTGGGTGTGGGATGTCCGCTCCGATCGCGTCGCGTACGGCGACGGAGAGATCATCCGTGAGTACGTCGCACACACCGGAGCGGTGGCGGTCGTCGCGATCGACGATGACGGCCGCGTGCTGCTGATCCAGCAGTACCGGCATCCGATCCGGCATCGCGACTGGGAACTGCCGGCCGGGCTCCTGGACGTCGTGGGGGAGGAGCCTCTCCTCGCCGCGCAGCGCGAGCTCGCCGAGGAGGCCGACCTCGTGGCCGAGACCTGGGAAGCGCTGGTCTCGGTGTGGACGACTCCCGGTGGCAACGACGAGATGATCCACGTCTTCCTGGCGACGGGCGTCTCCTCCGCCGCCGAGGCGCACGCGCGCGAGGACGAGGAGGCCGACATCCGGATCGAGTGGGTGCCGCTGTCGGACGCCGTGGACGCGGTCCTGGCCGGACGCATGCACAACGGCATCCTGTCGGTCGGCGTGCTCGCGGCCGAGCGACGGCTCCGGGGCGCGAGCACGGGACGGTAG
- a CDS encoding segregation and condensation protein A, translated as MAPSPEIDSTEDSGFRVSLGNFDGPFDLLLNLISKHELDITEVSLSKVTDEFIAYLKELGPEEELDQASEFLVVAVTLLDMKVAGLLPQGELVDAESVALLEARDLLFARLLQYRAFKEVSAWFARSLQREDRRHVRAVRLDEKHRRQTPELVWSLNVDDFAALALLAFAPKEIPHVGLDHLHAPLVSIREQAAIVVTLLRNTESLTFRELVSGVSEPGIVVARFISVLELYRHAALSFEQLEPLGELTLRWAADTWSDEMLATLGADYDR; from the coding sequence GTGGCGCCGTCGCCTGAGATCGATTCGACCGAGGACTCCGGCTTCCGGGTCTCTCTGGGCAACTTCGACGGCCCGTTCGACCTGCTGCTGAACCTCATCTCCAAGCACGAGCTCGACATCACCGAGGTGTCGCTGAGCAAGGTCACCGACGAGTTCATCGCCTATCTGAAGGAGCTCGGCCCCGAGGAGGAGCTGGACCAGGCGTCCGAGTTCCTCGTCGTCGCCGTCACGCTCCTCGACATGAAGGTGGCGGGGCTCCTGCCGCAGGGCGAGCTCGTCGACGCGGAGTCCGTCGCGCTCCTCGAGGCACGTGACCTGCTGTTCGCCCGGCTGCTGCAGTACCGCGCGTTCAAGGAGGTCTCGGCGTGGTTCGCCCGCAGCCTCCAGCGCGAAGACCGTCGCCATGTCCGCGCGGTACGACTGGACGAGAAGCACCGCAGGCAGACGCCGGAGCTGGTCTGGAGTCTCAACGTCGATGACTTCGCGGCGCTCGCGCTGCTCGCGTTCGCGCCGAAGGAGATCCCGCACGTCGGGCTCGACCACTTGCACGCGCCGCTCGTCAGCATCCGCGAGCAGGCGGCGATCGTGGTGACGCTGCTGCGCAACACCGAATCGCTGACGTTCCGCGAGCTGGTCTCGGGCGTGAGCGAACCAGGCATCGTCGTGGCGCGGTTCATCTCGGTGCTCGAGCTGTACCGGCACGCGGCGCTGTCCTTCGAACAACTGGAACCGCTCGGCGAGCTCACGCTGCGCTGGGCAGCCGACACCTGGTCGGATGAGATGCTCGCGACCCTGGGGGCCGACTATGACCGATGA